The Proteus vulgaris genome has a segment encoding these proteins:
- the ispG gene encoding 4-hydroxy-3-methylbut-2-en-1-yl diphosphate synthase: MHKESPIIRRKSTRIYVGNVPVGDGAPIAVQSMTNTRTTDVEATVRQIKSLERVGVDIVRVSVPTMDAAEAFKLIKQQVNVPLVADIHFDYRIALKVAEYGVDCLRINPGNIGSEDRIRQVVDCARHNNIPIRIGVNGGSLEKDIQEKYGEPTPEALVESAMRHVDILDRLNFEQFKVSVKASDVFLAVDSYRLLAKKIDQPLHLGITEAGGARAGSVKSAIGLGILLSEGIGDTLRISLAADPVEEVKVGFDILKSLRIRSRGINFIACPTCSRQEFDVIGTVNELEQRLEDIITPMDVSIIGCVVNGPGEAEVSTLGVTGAKTRSGFYEDGVRQKERLDNGNMIDLLEAKIRAKASMLDDSMRININQLDK; this comes from the coding sequence ATGCATAAAGAATCACCTATTATTCGTCGCAAATCGACTCGAATTTATGTTGGTAATGTTCCTGTTGGCGATGGCGCACCTATCGCCGTACAGTCGATGACGAATACACGAACAACAGACGTAGAAGCGACTGTTCGCCAGATAAAATCTCTGGAACGTGTTGGGGTGGATATTGTTCGTGTTTCTGTACCCACAATGGATGCTGCGGAAGCATTCAAATTAATCAAGCAACAAGTCAATGTGCCTTTAGTGGCTGATATCCATTTTGACTATCGTATTGCATTAAAAGTGGCTGAATATGGTGTTGATTGTTTGCGTATCAACCCAGGTAATATTGGTAGTGAAGATCGTATCCGCCAAGTTGTTGATTGTGCTCGTCACAACAATATTCCTATTCGTATTGGCGTAAATGGTGGTTCACTTGAAAAAGATATTCAAGAAAAATATGGTGAACCTACACCTGAAGCGTTAGTTGAATCAGCAATGCGCCATGTGGATATTCTTGATAGATTGAATTTTGAACAATTCAAGGTCAGTGTAAAAGCCTCTGATGTTTTCCTTGCGGTTGACTCTTATCGCTTATTAGCAAAGAAAATAGATCAACCTTTGCATCTTGGGATCACAGAAGCCGGAGGCGCAAGAGCGGGATCAGTTAAATCTGCAATCGGCCTTGGGATCTTATTATCAGAAGGTATCGGCGATACACTAAGGATCTCATTAGCGGCCGATCCGGTTGAAGAAGTTAAAGTCGGCTTTGATATTCTTAAATCTTTACGTATTCGCTCTCGCGGTATTAACTTTATTGCTTGTCCAACATGTTCACGCCAAGAATTTGATGTGATTGGAACAGTTAATGAATTAGAACAGCGTTTGGAAGATATCATCACACCTATGGATGTTTCTATTATTGGTTGCGTGGTTAATGGGCCGGGTGAAGCTGAAGTTTCAACGTTAGGTGTAACAGGTGCTAAAACCCGCAGTGGTTTTTATGAAGATGGCGTAAGACAAAAAGAACGTCTTGATAATGGTAATATGATTGATTTATTAGAAGCGAAAATCCGTGCTAAAGCGTCAATGCTTGATGATAGTATGCGTATAAATATAAATCAGTTGGATAAATAA
- the rlmN gene encoding ribosomal RNA large subunit methyltransferase N — MTQSITPAPSASVAVSKENIVNQKTKINLLDLNRKQMRELFVSMGEKPFRADQIMKWMYHYCYDDFDQMTDINKVLRNKLKEIAEIKAPEVSEEQRSTDGTIKWAIKVGDQQVETVYIPEDDRATLCVSSQVGCALECKFCSTAQQGFNRNLKVSEIIGQVWRAAKIIGSLKETGRRPITNVVMMGMGEPLLNLNNVIPALEIMMDDFGFGLSKRRVTVSTSGVVPALDKLGDAVDVALAISLHAPTDDIRDEIVPINKKYNIEMFLEGVRRYIAKSNANQGRVTIEYVMLDHINDSTEQAHQLADLLKDTPCKINLIPWNPFPGAPYGRSSNSRIDRFSKVLMEYGFTTIVRKTRGDDIDAACGQLAGDVIDRTKRTLKKRQQGELISVKAV, encoded by the coding sequence ATGACCCAATCTATCACTCCAGCGCCAAGCGCTTCGGTCGCTGTTTCTAAAGAAAATATTGTGAATCAAAAAACTAAAATTAATCTGTTAGATTTAAATCGTAAACAGATGCGTGAGCTTTTTGTCTCTATGGGCGAAAAACCTTTCCGTGCTGACCAAATTATGAAGTGGATGTACCACTACTGTTATGACGATTTTGATCAAATGACAGACATCAACAAGGTGTTACGCAATAAATTAAAAGAAATTGCTGAAATTAAAGCACCTGAAGTGTCTGAAGAACAACGTTCAACAGATGGCACGATTAAATGGGCAATTAAGGTTGGCGATCAACAAGTAGAAACGGTGTATATCCCAGAAGATGATCGTGCAACGTTATGTGTTTCCTCACAAGTAGGGTGCGCTTTAGAGTGTAAATTCTGTTCAACTGCACAGCAAGGCTTTAACCGTAATCTAAAAGTGTCTGAAATTATAGGGCAAGTTTGGCGTGCAGCTAAAATTATTGGCTCATTAAAAGAGACAGGGCGTCGTCCTATTACTAACGTTGTTATGATGGGAATGGGAGAGCCATTACTAAATTTAAATAATGTTATTCCAGCGCTTGAAATCATGATGGATGATTTTGGTTTTGGTTTATCTAAACGCCGAGTCACCGTATCTACATCTGGCGTTGTACCTGCATTAGATAAATTAGGTGATGCCGTTGATGTTGCTTTAGCTATTTCATTACATGCGCCAACGGATGACATTCGTGATGAAATCGTTCCAATTAATAAGAAATATAATATTGAAATGTTTCTTGAAGGTGTTCGTCGCTATATTGCCAAATCAAATGCGAACCAAGGGCGTGTTACTATTGAGTATGTCATGCTTGATCATATTAATGACAGTACAGAACAAGCTCATCAATTAGCCGATCTTTTAAAAGACACGCCGTGCAAAATTAACTTAATCCCTTGGAACCCGTTCCCAGGAGCGCCATATGGGCGTAGTTCTAATAGTCGCATTGACCGTTTTTCTAAAGTATTAATGGAATATGGCTTTACAACGATTGTGCGTAAAACACGTGGTGATGATATTGATGCTGCGTGTGGGCAATTAGCGGGTGATGTTATTGATCGCACAAAACGCACGCTGAAAAAACGCCAGCAAGGTGAACTAATTTCAGTAAAAGCAGTCTGA
- the yfgL gene encoding outer membrane protein assembly complex subunit YfgL has translation MQLRKTLLVGLLASALLAGCSSEQDNVTMSPLPEVQSQFTPRAVWDKSVGNGIGKYYSHLSPTWDGSVVYVADRHGLVKALDLDTGKELWSQDLSIKTGFLSSNESALLSGGLTVSGTRVFVGTEKAKVYALNTDDGSIDWETDVAGEAISKPVVSDGLVLIHTSNGLLQGLDLLTGEISWTVNLDTPSLSLRGESAPAVAYGAAIIGADNGRVSAVVLSQGQLIWQQNISQIKGSTEISRLSDVDITPIIDENTVYAMAYNGNLVSLDMRSGQILWKRDLGSVNDMVLLGDTLYLVDQNDRVLSVRKSDGVTLWTQEDLLHRNLTAPAIFDGYLVVGDAEGYLHWIDTTTGKFIAQNEVNSSGLLSRPQAVQDKLMIQARDGKLYLYSR, from the coding sequence ATGCAACTGCGTAAAACTCTCCTGGTTGGTCTACTAGCATCTGCTTTATTGGCAGGGTGTTCTAGTGAACAGGATAATGTGACAATGTCTCCATTACCTGAGGTGCAGAGCCAATTTACACCTAGAGCTGTTTGGGACAAATCAGTTGGAAATGGTATTGGTAAATACTATTCTCATTTGTCACCAACATGGGATGGCTCAGTTGTCTATGTCGCTGATCGCCATGGCTTAGTTAAAGCGTTAGATTTGGACACAGGGAAAGAGCTCTGGTCACAAGATCTCTCTATCAAAACTGGTTTTCTTTCATCCAATGAATCCGCATTACTTTCTGGTGGATTGACTGTTTCAGGTACTCGTGTTTTTGTGGGAACTGAAAAAGCAAAAGTCTATGCGTTGAATACTGATGATGGTTCTATTGATTGGGAAACCGATGTTGCAGGCGAAGCCATTTCAAAACCTGTTGTTAGCGATGGGTTAGTGCTTATCCATACGAGTAATGGCTTATTGCAAGGATTGGATTTATTAACTGGCGAAATATCATGGACGGTTAACTTAGATACACCATCATTATCTCTTCGTGGTGAATCTGCGCCAGCTGTCGCTTATGGTGCTGCAATTATTGGTGCAGATAATGGACGTGTTAGTGCCGTTGTTCTTTCTCAAGGACAGTTGATTTGGCAACAAAATATTTCACAAATAAAAGGCTCTACTGAAATTAGCCGATTAAGTGACGTGGATATTACACCGATTATTGATGAAAATACCGTATATGCAATGGCGTATAACGGTAACTTAGTTAGCCTTGATATGCGTTCTGGGCAAATTCTTTGGAAACGCGATTTAGGTTCAGTCAATGATATGGTGCTACTAGGTGATACCCTTTACCTTGTTGACCAAAATGACCGTGTTTTATCTGTTCGTAAATCAGATGGTGTGACATTATGGACACAAGAAGATTTGCTACATCGTAATTTAACCGCACCGGCTATTTTTGATGGCTATTTAGTGGTTGGTGATGCAGAAGGTTATCTCCATTGGATTGATACCACGACAGGTAAATTCATTGCACAAAACGAGGTAAATAGCTCCGGTTTATTAAGTCGCCCTCAAGCGGTTCAAGATAAGCTGATGATCCAAGCTCGTGACGGTAAGCTTTACCTTTATAGTCGGTAA
- a CDS encoding lipoprotein, whose amino-acid sequence MLKIRVILICFNEPAILKKYIITVSVFVLSSCATPEKWEANTITPSPFEIAKNMCMQEAKVRFPARYVASRHPSFAPMRINGKDIPSSGAGTSFPSDANQWQRRDYFNTCMRGEGWENKNKVTGLLAFLFN is encoded by the coding sequence ATGCTTAAAATAAGAGTGATTCTTATTTGTTTTAATGAGCCCGCTATCTTGAAAAAATATATTATTACTGTGTCTGTTTTTGTTCTTTCATCTTGTGCTACCCCAGAAAAGTGGGAAGCAAACACCATCACCCCCTCTCCTTTCGAGATTGCTAAAAATATGTGTATGCAAGAAGCTAAAGTGCGATTTCCCGCTAGATATGTGGCTTCACGTCATCCTTCTTTTGCTCCAATGAGAATAAATGGTAAAGATATTCCAAGTTCAGGAGCAGGAACTTCTTTTCCTTCTGATGCTAATCAATGGCAACGTAGGGATTATTTTAATACCTGTATGAGAGGGGAAGGCTGGGAAAATAAAAACAAAGTCACAGGATTACTGGCTTTTTTGTTTAATTAA
- the engA gene encoding GTP-binding protein EngA, translating into MIPVIALVGRPNVGKSTLFNRLTRTRDALVADFPGLTRDRKYGRAELEGEEFIIIDTGGIDGAEEGVETHMASQSLQAIQEADIVLFLVDARAGLMPADQGIAKHLRGVEKKTYLVANKTDGIDIDTALADFYSLGLGEIFPIAASHGRGVAQLIEQALLPITGKVVEEEKELTEEEENAAYWAALEAEQEAQALEEEEDDFDPSTLPVKLAIVGRPNVGKSTLTNRMLGEDRVVVYDMPGTTRDSIYIPMERDDKEYIIIDTAGVRKRGKVKETVEKFSVIKTLQAIEDSNVALLVIDAREGISDQDLSLLGYILNAGRSLVIAVNKWDGMTQDDREQVKAMLDLKLGFVDFARVHFISALHGSGVGNLFESIQEAYVCATRRVGTSMLTRIMKMAEDDHQPPIVRGRRVKMKYAHAGGYNPPVVVIHGNQVTDLPDSYKRYLMNYFRRTLQVMGTPIRIQFKEGENPYADKKNKLTVSQMRKRKRLMSHLKKSK; encoded by the coding sequence ATGATACCCGTTATTGCCTTAGTAGGGCGCCCTAACGTGGGTAAATCCACGTTATTTAATCGACTAACACGCACCAGAGACGCATTAGTTGCTGATTTTCCAGGCCTGACTCGTGACCGTAAATATGGCCGTGCAGAGTTAGAAGGTGAAGAATTTATTATTATTGATACTGGTGGTATTGATGGTGCTGAAGAGGGTGTTGAAACCCATATGGCATCACAATCATTACAAGCAATTCAAGAAGCTGACATTGTATTATTTTTAGTTGATGCGCGTGCCGGTTTAATGCCTGCGGACCAAGGTATTGCTAAACACCTGCGAGGTGTTGAGAAAAAAACATATTTAGTCGCGAATAAAACTGATGGTATTGATATTGATACTGCGTTAGCAGATTTTTATTCCTTAGGTTTGGGTGAAATTTTCCCAATTGCGGCCTCTCATGGTCGTGGTGTTGCTCAATTAATTGAACAAGCATTATTACCTATTACAGGGAAAGTGGTTGAAGAAGAAAAAGAGCTGACGGAAGAAGAAGAAAATGCAGCTTATTGGGCTGCATTAGAAGCAGAACAAGAAGCGCAAGCGTTAGAAGAGGAAGAAGATGACTTCGATCCCTCTACATTACCAGTAAAATTAGCGATTGTTGGTCGTCCTAATGTGGGTAAATCAACACTGACAAACCGTATGCTTGGTGAAGATCGTGTTGTCGTTTACGATATGCCAGGTACAACACGTGACAGTATCTACATTCCTATGGAGCGTGATGATAAAGAATATATCATCATCGATACAGCAGGTGTTCGTAAGCGCGGTAAAGTGAAAGAAACAGTAGAAAAATTCTCTGTTATTAAAACATTGCAAGCCATTGAAGATTCTAACGTTGCATTGTTGGTTATTGATGCGCGTGAAGGTATTTCAGATCAGGATCTCTCATTATTAGGTTATATCTTGAATGCAGGTCGTTCATTAGTGATTGCTGTTAATAAATGGGATGGCATGACACAAGACGATCGTGAACAAGTAAAAGCCATGCTTGATCTTAAGCTGGGCTTTGTTGATTTTGCGCGAGTTCACTTTATTTCTGCACTACATGGCAGTGGTGTAGGTAATCTTTTTGAATCTATTCAAGAAGCTTACGTTTGTGCGACGCGTCGCGTAGGCACATCAATGCTTACTCGTATCATGAAAATGGCAGAAGATGATCACCAGCCACCAATTGTTCGTGGACGTCGTGTAAAAATGAAATACGCACACGCCGGTGGTTATAATCCACCTGTTGTGGTTATTCATGGTAATCAGGTAACTGATTTACCTGATAGCTATAAGCGTTATTTGATGAACTATTTCCGCCGTACTTTACAAGTCATGGGTACGCCAATTCGTATTCAATTTAAAGAGGGTGAAAACCCTTATGCGGATAAGAAAAATAAATTAACTGTTTCTCAAATGCGTAAACGTAAGCGCTTAATGTCACATTTGAAGAAATCAAAGTAA
- the hisS gene encoding histidyl-tRNA synthetase, with product MAQKIQAIRGMNDYLPADTRVWQKIENTLKQILAGYGFSEIRTPIVEHTPLFQRAIGEVTDVVEKEMYTFTDRGEDAQSLTLRPENTAGCVRAGIEHGLLYNQEQRLWYLGPMFRYERPQKGRYRQFHQLGAEVFGLQGPDIDAELIMLTARWWKALGISEHVTLELNSIGSLEARAKYREALVAFLEQHVDQLDEDCKRRMYSNPLRVLDSKNPEIQTLLNDAPELFDYLDDESRAHFDGLCALLDAVGITYRVNQRLVRGLDYYNRTVFEWVTSALGSQGTVCAGGRYDGLVKQLGGHPTPAVGFAMGMERMILLVQAVNPEFVADTNVADVYLASFGEKSQSAALILAEEIRDQLPTLRLMTNHGNGNFKKQLGRADKQGAKIALILGEDEINAGTVAVKDLRSGEQTIVARHELAQQLTLLLG from the coding sequence GTGGCACAAAAAATCCAAGCCATTCGTGGTATGAACGACTATCTACCTGCTGACACTCGTGTATGGCAGAAAATTGAAAATACGCTAAAACAAATTTTGGCGGGTTACGGCTTTAGTGAAATCAGAACACCTATCGTAGAGCATACCCCTCTATTTCAGCGAGCAATTGGTGAAGTTACCGATGTTGTTGAAAAAGAAATGTATACTTTTACCGATCGTGGTGAAGATGCACAAAGCCTGACATTACGTCCAGAAAATACTGCGGGCTGTGTACGTGCAGGTATCGAACATGGTTTGCTTTACAATCAAGAACAGCGTTTATGGTATTTAGGGCCTATGTTCCGTTACGAGCGTCCTCAAAAAGGTCGTTATCGTCAATTCCATCAGTTAGGTGCAGAAGTCTTTGGTCTACAAGGTCCAGACATTGATGCTGAGTTAATTATGTTAACGGCGCGCTGGTGGAAAGCATTAGGTATTTCAGAACACGTAACATTAGAACTTAACTCTATTGGTTCGTTAGAAGCACGTGCTAAATACCGTGAAGCGTTAGTTGCCTTTTTAGAACAGCATGTTGACCAGTTAGATGAAGACTGCAAACGTCGTATGTATTCTAACCCATTGCGCGTTTTAGACTCAAAAAATCCAGAAATTCAGACTTTATTGAATGATGCGCCTGAACTTTTTGATTATCTTGATGACGAATCAAGAGCGCACTTTGATGGTCTTTGTGCATTATTAGATGCTGTAGGTATTACATATCGTGTTAACCAGCGCTTAGTGCGCGGTTTAGATTATTATAACCGTACTGTTTTCGAGTGGGTTACCAGCGCATTAGGTTCACAAGGTACCGTTTGTGCCGGTGGACGTTATGATGGACTTGTAAAGCAACTTGGCGGGCATCCAACACCAGCAGTTGGTTTTGCAATGGGTATGGAGCGCATGATTTTATTAGTTCAAGCGGTTAACCCTGAATTTGTTGCAGATACCAATGTGGCTGATGTTTATCTTGCTTCTTTTGGTGAGAAGAGCCAAAGCGCAGCATTAATACTTGCTGAAGAAATTCGTGACCAATTACCCACATTACGTTTAATGACGAATCATGGTAATGGTAACTTTAAAAAGCAGTTAGGGCGTGCAGATAAACAAGGCGCTAAAATTGCGCTGATTTTAGGCGAAGATGAAATTAATGCCGGCACCGTTGCAGTGAAAGATTTGCGTTCAGGAGAACAAACAATCGTTGCTCGTCATGAGCTAGCTCAGCAATTGACTCTGTTATTAGGTTAA
- the ypeA gene encoding putative acetyltransferase has translation MEIRVFRQDDFEAIITLWERCDLISPENDPEIDIERKINHSPDLFLIAEVAGELVGSVMGGYDGHRGSLYYLGVHPDFRGRGIANALISRLEKKLIAKGCPQITLVVPEENDATICMFEKLLYEDQNQESTTYTKRLIVDQDFDL, from the coding sequence ATGGAAATACGTGTATTTCGCCAAGATGATTTTGAGGCAATCATTACACTTTGGGAGCGTTGCGACTTAATCTCGCCAGAGAATGATCCCGAAATTGATATTGAAAGAAAAATAAACCATTCACCTGACTTATTTCTGATTGCAGAAGTGGCCGGTGAACTTGTGGGCAGTGTGATGGGGGGCTACGATGGTCATCGTGGATCTTTATACTATTTAGGCGTTCATCCAGACTTTCGTGGCAGGGGCATTGCGAATGCATTGATCTCTCGATTAGAGAAAAAACTGATCGCGAAAGGATGCCCACAAATTACATTAGTTGTACCTGAAGAAAATGATGCAACGATTTGTATGTTCGAAAAATTGTTGTATGAAGATCAAAACCAAGAAAGCACAACTTATACTAAACGGTTAATTGTCGATCAGGATTTCGATCTCTAA
- the rodZ_1 gene encoding cytoskeletal protein RodZ, which yields MKITWVIVIVMVALVGVWWWQGHQADQQELVSMASQDIGQNSTQENTNTVDSPLATLDNTSTSEGDNLQVPASPLVDNQESNVATSPTTETTTPAPTEVKTVPLPVSPLTTSTTSRANLTQESASSEVPAIANQLVLMFDGECWLEIRNAQNKVLFNGIKKAGDRLEFDGEQPYKLKIGAPSVTRLQFNGESIDLSRFTGKIAKITVPSA from the coding sequence ATGAAAATTACGTGGGTGATTGTTATTGTAATGGTGGCGCTCGTGGGCGTTTGGTGGTGGCAAGGTCATCAGGCAGATCAACAAGAATTAGTCTCTATGGCATCACAAGACATAGGGCAAAATAGTACACAAGAAAACACCAACACGGTAGATTCCCCATTAGCAACCTTAGATAATACGTCAACATCTGAAGGTGATAATTTACAAGTACCTGCATCGCCATTAGTCGATAATCAGGAAAGTAATGTTGCTACATCACCAACAACTGAAACGACGACACCTGCACCAACAGAAGTCAAAACAGTTCCATTACCTGTATCACCGCTAACTACATCGACGACTTCTCGTGCAAATTTAACACAAGAATCAGCGTCATCAGAAGTACCTGCAATAGCGAATCAACTCGTGTTAATGTTTGATGGAGAATGTTGGTTAGAAATTCGTAATGCCCAAAATAAAGTCTTATTTAATGGTATTAAGAAAGCGGGTGATCGTTTGGAATTTGATGGTGAGCAACCTTATAAACTAAAAATAGGCGCACCTTCTGTTACTCGTTTACAGTTTAATGGTGAATCAATTGATTTAAGTCGTTTTACTGGAAAAATAGCAAAAATAACAGTACCGAGCGCTTAA
- the rodZ_2 gene encoding cytoskeletal protein RodZ has translation MNTENKTEEVKLTAGQLLRQAREKVGLTQQTVADRLCLKLSTVREIETDSVSSDIAPTFLRGYMRSYAKLVGVPEKEILGFIDQQAPVKQIRMTTTQNYSLGKRHKNVKVG, from the coding sequence ATGAATACTGAAAACAAAACCGAAGAAGTGAAATTAACAGCGGGTCAACTTTTACGTCAGGCACGAGAAAAAGTAGGGCTAACACAACAAACTGTTGCTGATCGACTTTGTTTGAAGTTATCAACAGTTCGCGAAATTGAAACAGACTCTGTTTCTTCTGATATTGCACCAACCTTCTTACGCGGTTATATGCGCTCTTATGCTAAGTTAGTCGGCGTTCCTGAAAAAGAGATCCTTGGTTTTATCGACCAACAAGCCCCAGTTAAACAAATTAGAATGACAACCACGCAAAATTACTCATTAGGTAAACGTCACAAAAACGTGAAGGTTGGCTAA
- the hemF gene encoding coproporphyrinogen III oxidase, protein MNLPDIHHVKKFFLSLQDSICRAIENIDQKATFQQDNWERKEGGGGRTRVLTHGALFEQAGVNFSHVYGESLPKSATAHRPELAGRRFQAMGVSLVIHPLNPYIPTSHANVRFFIAEKEGEEPIWWFGGGFDLTPYYGFEEDVIHWHKVAKSVCTPFSKDYYPRYKKWCDDYFYIKHRNEPRGVGGLFFDDLNTPDFDHCFEFVQRVGLGYLDAYLPIVEKRKSMPWGERERQFQLYRRGRYVEFNLVWDRGTLFGLQSGGRTESILMSMPPLVRFEYDYSPEPDTPEAKLYSNFLIQKEWV, encoded by the coding sequence ATGAATTTACCTGATATTCATCACGTTAAGAAATTTTTCTTATCGCTACAAGATTCGATTTGTCGCGCTATTGAAAACATAGACCAAAAAGCGACCTTTCAGCAAGATAATTGGGAAAGAAAAGAAGGAGGCGGAGGCCGTACTCGCGTGTTAACCCATGGCGCACTTTTTGAACAAGCGGGTGTTAATTTTTCACATGTTTATGGTGAATCACTCCCTAAATCTGCGACAGCACATCGCCCCGAATTAGCAGGACGTCGTTTTCAAGCCATGGGTGTTTCATTAGTTATTCATCCACTTAATCCTTATATTCCAACCTCTCATGCTAATGTACGCTTTTTTATTGCTGAAAAAGAAGGCGAAGAGCCCATTTGGTGGTTTGGCGGAGGCTTTGATTTAACACCTTATTATGGATTTGAAGAAGACGTCATTCATTGGCATAAAGTTGCTAAATCCGTTTGTACCCCTTTTAGTAAAGATTATTACCCACGTTATAAAAAATGGTGTGATGATTACTTTTATATTAAACACCGCAACGAACCCCGTGGTGTGGGCGGACTTTTCTTTGATGATTTAAATACGCCAGATTTTGACCATTGTTTCGAGTTTGTCCAACGTGTCGGCCTTGGTTATCTTGATGCTTATTTACCGATAGTTGAAAAACGCAAATCTATGCCTTGGGGAGAGCGTGAGCGCCAATTCCAACTCTATCGCCGTGGTCGCTATGTTGAGTTTAATTTGGTGTGGGATAGAGGGACATTATTTGGGCTACAAAGTGGAGGAAGAACAGAGTCAATCTTAATGTCTATGCCACCTTTAGTCCGTTTTGAATATGATTATTCGCCCGAGCCAGATACTCCAGAAGCAAAACTATACAGTAACTTTTTGATCCAAAAAGAGTGGGTATAA
- a CDS encoding lipoprotein, with amino-acid sequence MIRISSVIIIIGLMLLTLGCQSSANQERVAVSIRLQLGDAYLAERQYQIAQYHFQKVLSVMPNHPDANLGMALISQLLGNSIQALDYYKLAMKSKPVNVNVLRRYGNFLCEQKLLNDNSVSIEDIPPDYLVCQQNFHKISKNSR; translated from the coding sequence ATGATAAGGATATCATCAGTAATTATAATTATTGGCTTGATGTTATTGACATTAGGTTGTCAATCGTCAGCCAATCAAGAACGTGTTGCTGTGTCGATACGTTTACAATTAGGTGATGCTTATTTAGCTGAAAGACAATACCAAATAGCGCAATATCATTTTCAAAAAGTGTTATCGGTGATGCCAAATCACCCCGATGCTAATTTAGGAATGGCGTTAATATCGCAGTTATTGGGAAATTCTATTCAAGCGTTAGATTATTACAAATTAGCGATGAAGTCGAAGCCAGTAAATGTTAATGTATTAAGGCGTTACGGTAATTTCCTTTGTGAACAAAAACTATTAAACGATAATAGTGTGTCAATTGAGGATATACCGCCAGATTATTTGGTCTGTCAGCAAAATTTTCATAAAATATCAAAAAATTCGCGGTGA